Part of the Synergistetes bacterium HGW-Synergistetes-1 genome, CCTGACGTTATTAGCACAGCGTCACTCGTTTTTACGTTGTTTTTCAATAGCCATCCGATGGCCTTGTCGACCGCATTGTGCCTCCCCACGTCCTCAGTCCTAAAAAGTCTTTTGCCCTCAGGAGATACAAGGGCAGCGACGTGCACGCTTCCCGCCTGCCTGAAGAGAGGTGCTTCCGCTATCCAGTCAATGCCGGACATGATCGCGTCAAAGGAGATCTGCCATTCGAGAGGAAGGAACGAAGGATCGTTATTATCCCTTTCTTCCTGCAAAAAAGCCCCCGACGCAGTGTGAAGGAATCTGGATTCCAGTTTCCAGCCCTCTATTTTGTTTGCTCTTTCAACTATTATTCTGCTGTCGTCAATTTTAATAGATCTTATATCGTTCATGCTTTCTATCATCCGCCTGCAGTAGAGGTTTCCTAGCGCCCACAACTCTTCCTCTCCCGGCGTGAATATCACAATAGCTTCCCGAGAACCGTCAACTTCAAGGATGATTCGTTTTTCGACGATCATATCATCATCGATCTTTTTAACGGT contains:
- a CDS encoding formate dehydrogenase family accessory protein FdhD, whose protein sequence is MDDRTVKKDITRMFSDGTVKKIDDDMIVEKRIILEVDGSREAIVIFTPGEEELWALGNLYCRRMIESMNDIRSIKIDDSRIIVERANKIEGWKLESRFLHTASGAFLQEERDNNDPSFLPLEWQISFDAIMSGIDWIAEAPLFRQAGSVHVAALVSPEGKRLFRTEDVGRHNAVDKAIGWLLKNNVKTSDAVLITSGRLPEDMVLKGAGARIPVMASISAATANGADAARRCNMTLIGFARNGRFNVYSAPERIKFNSEEKISEGEKIA